The following proteins are encoded in a genomic region of Methylobacterium tardum:
- a CDS encoding DUF3775 domain-containing protein, giving the protein MDIAVETVIDIVMRLRAIEVKEGNTDPDSGSNPIDDGATDVLISGTDDATESEVRSFITGLGDDSRAELLALFYVGRGDMEPEEWGEAVRFAREREAAGEGTVKTLLGSPIAGDMLEEGLDALGLSPELPQA; this is encoded by the coding sequence ATGGATATCGCCGTCGAAACCGTCATCGACATCGTCATGAGGCTGCGCGCCATCGAGGTGAAGGAAGGCAACACCGATCCGGATTCGGGCTCGAACCCGATCGATGACGGAGCCACGGATGTGCTGATCTCGGGCACCGACGATGCCACGGAATCGGAGGTTCGCAGCTTCATCACCGGGCTCGGCGATGATTCCCGCGCGGAGCTTCTGGCCCTGTTCTATGTCGGGCGCGGCGACATGGAGCCTGAGGAATGGGGTGAGGCGGTGCGCTTTGCCCGGGAACGCGAGGCTGCCGGCGAGGGCACGGTGAAGACCCTGTTGGGCTCGCCGATCGCGGGTGACATGCTCGAAGAGGGCCTCGACGCGCTGGGGCTCAGCCCCGAACTGCCGCAGGCCTGA
- a CDS encoding alpha/beta fold hydrolase: protein MNLVLLPGFMTDSDLWTDMEVQLARVGAIHHADLSRDAAIDDMASRVVAEAPERFALVGFSMGGYVAREIARLAPERVRALVLIATSARADTRAQAARKAIAVAHVREQGFTGLSRGAILQSVHPERAGDADLIGRIRRMGDRLGGPVFLRQAGQARASDFDRLGAIRCPTLVVAAAQDALRGLDESQELRDGIPGATLTVIDGSGHMLPLEAPDALAAAIVPWLLAQASGASTIGS, encoded by the coding sequence ATGAACCTCGTTCTTCTTCCCGGCTTCATGACTGATTCCGACCTCTGGACCGACATGGAGGTTCAGCTCGCGCGGGTCGGCGCGATCCACCACGCCGATCTGAGCCGTGACGCCGCGATCGACGACATGGCATCCCGGGTGGTAGCGGAGGCGCCCGAACGCTTCGCCCTGGTCGGCTTCTCTATGGGCGGCTACGTGGCCCGCGAGATCGCCCGCCTTGCGCCGGAGCGGGTGCGGGCGCTGGTCCTGATCGCCACTTCGGCCCGGGCCGATACCCGCGCCCAGGCGGCGCGGAAGGCGATCGCCGTCGCACATGTCCGCGAGCAGGGCTTCACCGGCCTCAGTCGTGGGGCGATCCTCCAGTCGGTACATCCCGAGCGGGCGGGCGACGCCGACCTGATCGGGCGTATCCGGCGAATGGGCGACCGGCTCGGCGGACCGGTCTTCCTCCGTCAGGCCGGCCAAGCCCGCGCGAGCGATTTCGACCGGCTCGGCGCGATCCGTTGCCCGACGCTGGTCGTAGCGGCGGCCCAGGACGCGCTGCGCGGCCTCGACGAGTCGCAAGAGCTTCGGGACGGGATCCCCGGCGCGACCCTGACGGTGATCGACGGGTCGGGGCACATGCTGCCGCTTGAAGCGCCCGACGCCCTCGCCGCTGCGATCGTGCCGTGGCTCCTGGCTCAGGCCTCCGGCGCCTCGACGATCGGGTCGTAG
- a CDS encoding DUF6894 family protein produces MPRFHFHVHDGYSALDVEGTEFADWQAARLEAIRLAGDILKHDAHRIALGEDWRIEVTDGAGLILFQMTFLVIESPAMRREPVRGAQPS; encoded by the coding sequence ATGCCGCGCTTTCACTTCCACGTCCACGACGGCTATTCCGCGCTGGATGTCGAGGGCACCGAGTTCGCGGACTGGCAGGCCGCCCGGTTGGAGGCCATCCGCCTTGCCGGCGACATCCTGAAGCACGACGCACACCGCATCGCCCTGGGTGAGGACTGGCGCATCGAGGTGACCGACGGCGCCGGCCTGATCCTGTTCCAGATGACGTTCCTCGTGATCGAATCCCCGGCCATGCGCAGGGAGCCGGTGCGCGGTGCTCAGCCGAGCTGA
- a CDS encoding aminotransferase — translation MLSNLATRDVETLLHPYTNLSTHRHTGPLVLERGEGVHVYDTEGRPYIEGMSGLWCTALGYSNAELVEAARAQMARLPFTHLFSGRSHDPGIELAETLKELMPVPTSKIFFTSSGSEANDTQVKLTWYYNNALGRPKKKKIIARQKGYHGVTVASASMTGLAANHADWDLPLPGFLHVAPAHHYRGAGPGETEEAYSARLAAELEETILREGPETVAAFIAEPVMGAGGAIVPPRGYFAAIQAVLAKYDVRLIADEVICGFGRLGTWFGSEALGVRPDSISFAKALTSAYMPLGGVSIDEPLYEALIAQSEKIGTFGHGTTYSGHPVAAAVALKAIEIYRRDRVIEGAAEKAPQFQRRLSALAEHAIVGEANGIGLIGGLEIVADKASKRQYDPKAGVAARCVAFAQGEGLIVRALAGDRVAVCPPLIITPDEIDALFDRLGRALDRTRDWIRAEGLEAMPG, via the coding sequence ATGTTGTCGAACCTCGCAACCCGCGACGTCGAAACCCTGCTCCACCCCTACACGAACCTGTCCACGCATCGGCACACCGGCCCGCTGGTGCTGGAGCGTGGCGAGGGCGTTCACGTCTACGACACGGAGGGCCGTCCCTACATCGAGGGCATGTCCGGCCTGTGGTGCACGGCGCTCGGCTACTCGAACGCGGAGCTCGTCGAGGCGGCCCGGGCGCAGATGGCGCGGCTGCCGTTCACGCATCTCTTCTCGGGCCGCAGCCATGATCCGGGGATCGAACTCGCCGAAACCCTCAAGGAGCTGATGCCGGTCCCGACCTCGAAGATCTTCTTCACCTCCTCGGGTTCGGAGGCGAACGATACGCAGGTCAAGCTCACGTGGTACTACAACAACGCGCTGGGCCGGCCGAAGAAGAAGAAGATCATTGCCCGCCAGAAGGGCTACCATGGGGTCACGGTGGCCAGCGCCTCGATGACCGGGCTCGCGGCGAACCACGCCGACTGGGACCTGCCGCTGCCGGGCTTCCTGCACGTCGCGCCCGCGCACCATTACCGGGGCGCCGGGCCCGGTGAGACCGAGGAGGCCTATTCGGCTCGGCTCGCCGCCGAGCTGGAGGAGACGATCCTGCGCGAGGGACCAGAGACCGTGGCGGCGTTCATCGCCGAGCCAGTGATGGGCGCGGGCGGCGCGATCGTGCCGCCGCGGGGCTATTTCGCGGCCATCCAGGCGGTGCTCGCGAAATATGACGTCCGCCTGATCGCCGACGAGGTGATCTGCGGTTTCGGCCGGCTCGGCACGTGGTTCGGCAGCGAGGCTCTGGGCGTCCGGCCGGACTCAATCTCCTTCGCAAAGGCGCTCACCTCCGCCTACATGCCGCTCGGCGGCGTGAGTATCGACGAGCCGCTCTACGAGGCGCTCATCGCACAGAGCGAGAAGATCGGCACGTTCGGCCACGGAACGACCTATTCGGGCCATCCGGTTGCGGCCGCGGTGGCGCTGAAGGCGATCGAGATCTATCGGCGCGACCGGGTGATCGAGGGCGCCGCCGAGAAGGCGCCGCAGTTCCAGCGCCGCCTGTCAGCCCTCGCCGAGCACGCCATCGTGGGCGAGGCCAACGGCATCGGGCTGATCGGCGGCCTGGAGATCGTCGCCGACAAGGCCAGCAAGCGGCAATACGACCCGAAGGCGGGCGTCGCGGCCCGATGCGTTGCTTTCGCGCAAGGCGAGGGGCTGATCGTGCGGGCGCTCGCCGGCGACCGTGTAGCCGTCTGCCCGCCGCTGATCATCACCCCGGACGAGATCGACGCGCTGTTCGATAGGCTCGGTCGGGCGCTGGACCGCACCCGCGACTGGATCCGTGCCGAGGGGCTGGAGGCGATGCCGGGGTAA
- a CDS encoding ribonuclease T2, which produces MRGLAACLAGLLLAGPAAAQDYGGFARRGSPGDFDFYVLALSWSPTYCAGAGERRDDVQCAPGRGLGFVLHGLWPQYARGYPENCSAVARQPTRQAIEVAGQVYPSEGLARYEWRKHGTCSGLDPAAYFNAAREARLAVTIPESLKGGGPAQNLAPIEIARQFVAANRGLRPDMMAVTCTRGQLQEVRICFGKDLRGFTPCPEVARANCRAPEITLDAAR; this is translated from the coding sequence ATGCGCGGCCTCGCCGCCTGCCTCGCCGGCCTGCTGCTCGCCGGCCCGGCCGCCGCGCAGGATTACGGCGGCTTCGCCCGGCGGGGCTCGCCCGGCGATTTCGACTTCTACGTGCTGGCCCTGTCGTGGTCGCCGACCTATTGCGCCGGGGCGGGCGAGCGCCGTGACGACGTCCAGTGCGCGCCGGGGCGGGGTCTTGGCTTCGTCCTGCACGGGCTGTGGCCGCAATATGCACGCGGCTATCCCGAGAATTGCTCGGCGGTCGCGCGCCAGCCGACCCGGCAGGCGATCGAGGTGGCCGGGCAGGTCTATCCGAGCGAAGGCCTCGCCCGCTACGAGTGGCGCAAGCACGGCACCTGCTCGGGGCTCGACCCGGCCGCCTATTTCAACGCGGCCCGGGAGGCCCGGCTCGCCGTGACGATCCCGGAGAGCCTCAAGGGCGGAGGCCCGGCGCAGAATCTGGCGCCCATCGAGATCGCCCGGCAATTCGTGGCCGCCAATCGCGGTCTGCGTCCCGACATGATGGCGGTCACCTGCACGCGGGGCCAGCTGCAGGAGGTCCGGATCTGCTTCGGCAAGGACCTGCGCGGCTTCACCCCCTGCCCCGAGGTCGCCCGTGCCAATTGCCGCGCGCCGGAGATCACCCTCGACGCCGCGCGCTGA
- a CDS encoding HigA family addiction module antitoxin, whose amino-acid sequence MSYRLENPGHPGGYVRRNIVEPRNLTVMDAAGLLDVPRQTLFDFLNEEAVLSPELALRIEAVFGVEMETLMEMQTQFDIADMRKRCQNLQSELAAKARSHLVASEAQETSAPPPTIIRRGHVFG is encoded by the coding sequence ATGAGCTATAGATTGGAAAATCCTGGCCACCCGGGTGGGTATGTGCGGCGGAATATCGTCGAGCCGCGCAACTTGACCGTTATGGACGCAGCCGGATTGCTTGATGTGCCGCGTCAAACGCTGTTCGATTTCCTCAATGAGGAGGCCGTGTTGTCTCCGGAATTGGCTCTGCGGATCGAGGCGGTGTTCGGGGTCGAAATGGAGACCTTGATGGAGATGCAGACCCAGTTCGACATCGCCGACATGCGCAAGCGCTGTCAGAACCTCCAGAGCGAACTCGCCGCCAAGGCGAGGTCCCACTTGGTTGCATCGGAGGCTCAGGAAACGAGCGCTCCGCCCCCGACGATCATCCGACGCGGGCACGTGTTCGGCTGA
- a CDS encoding ATP12 family chaperone protein, translated as MSDETTDWLGGPGENERPDPVRAARGHAKPALPRRFYTETGFSEEAGGLRLTLDGRPANTPARNPLRLPNRALAEKVAAEWAAQDTQIDPARMPLTRLANTAIDGVAPRHAAVVGDLCAYAGTDLVAYRAGDPERLVAAQGAAWDPILAWARDELGVQVILSEGIRHVEQPPATVRALSDAVAAVTDPFQLAGLHTLTTLTGSLLIALAVLRGHLTPAEAWAAAHVGETYQAEVWGRDAEAEARLEARRSEFEAAADFVGARR; from the coding sequence ATGAGCGATGAGACGACGGACTGGCTCGGCGGACCGGGCGAGAATGAGCGACCGGATCCGGTGCGGGCAGCCCGCGGCCATGCCAAGCCCGCCCTGCCCCGGCGCTTCTACACCGAGACCGGCTTCTCCGAGGAGGCGGGCGGGTTGCGCCTGACTCTGGACGGGCGTCCGGCGAACACGCCGGCCCGCAATCCGCTGCGCCTGCCCAACCGGGCGCTGGCCGAAAAGGTCGCGGCCGAATGGGCGGCGCAGGACACGCAGATCGATCCGGCGCGGATGCCGCTTACGCGGCTCGCGAACACGGCCATCGACGGCGTCGCACCCCGGCACGCGGCCGTGGTCGGCGATCTCTGCGCCTATGCGGGCACCGACCTCGTGGCCTATCGCGCCGGGGATCCGGAGCGGCTGGTGGCCGCTCAGGGGGCGGCCTGGGACCCGATCCTCGCCTGGGCCCGGGACGAACTCGGCGTGCAGGTGATCCTGAGCGAGGGCATCCGGCACGTGGAGCAGCCGCCCGCCACCGTGCGGGCGCTCTCCGACGCTGTGGCGGCCGTGACCGATCCGTTCCAGCTTGCGGGCCTGCACACCCTGACGACGCTCACCGGATCCCTGCTGATCGCGCTGGCCGTGCTGCGCGGTCATCTGACCCCGGCCGAGGCCTGGGCGGCTGCCCATGTCGGCGAGACGTACCAGGCGGAGGTCTGGGGCCGGGATGCCGAGGCCGAGGCGCGTCTCGAGGCCCGCCGCTCGGAATTCGAGGCTGCGGCCGACTTCGTCGGTGCCCGCCGCTGA
- a CDS encoding RluA family pseudouridine synthase → MNTRPPRSGGPKGRKPQAGKVQSGGRARTGPRTSARDAAERAARNRGDDAGARDPWGGAAPAAPARAPKPRAAAEGAQARHTAPAGRGAPSAKPGPRPAPKRHEGPAPAPTPGPTRREQRAAASATLASGVQTLTVEPDEAGMRIDRFLTARFPLLPFTRVQSIVRKGELRVDGKRAKPNDRLEPGMSVRVPPLRLDQPSERPRNAAREQDDAEFIRSLILYEDADMMILNKPFGLAVQGGSGTVRHVDGLLAALTGPDGQKPRLVHRLDKDTAGCLIIAKTRLAAATLAKSFRSRAARKIYWALTAGVPRVRQGRVSTYLAKEEPTDADARMRVAKHGDEGASHALTYYAMVDQAAQKLSWLSFKPVTGRTHQLRAHAAHIGHPIVGDPKYFSVENWELPGGIQNRLHLLARRIVIPHPRTGKPVDVSAPLPPHMAQSWNLLGFDAARYDPIVEAPEA, encoded by the coding sequence ATGAACACACGACCTCCCAGAAGCGGCGGCCCGAAGGGGCGTAAGCCACAGGCCGGCAAGGTTCAATCGGGCGGCCGCGCCCGCACCGGCCCGCGCACCAGCGCCCGCGACGCTGCCGAGCGCGCCGCCCGCAACCGCGGCGACGATGCCGGCGCGCGCGATCCCTGGGGCGGTGCGGCACCCGCCGCGCCTGCCCGGGCTCCAAAACCCCGTGCTGCCGCGGAGGGTGCGCAGGCACGCCACACGGCGCCGGCCGGGCGCGGTGCGCCGAGCGCCAAGCCCGGGCCGAGACCTGCGCCGAAGCGGCACGAAGGACCCGCTCCAGCCCCCACCCCCGGCCCGACCCGCCGCGAGCAGCGCGCCGCCGCTTCCGCGACCCTCGCCTCCGGCGTGCAGACGCTGACGGTCGAGCCGGACGAAGCCGGCATGCGCATCGACCGGTTTCTCACCGCTCGCTTCCCGCTCCTCCCCTTTACTCGGGTTCAGAGCATCGTCCGCAAGGGCGAGCTGCGGGTCGACGGCAAGCGCGCCAAGCCCAACGACCGGCTGGAGCCGGGGATGAGCGTGCGCGTGCCGCCGCTGCGCCTCGACCAGCCCTCCGAGCGCCCGCGCAACGCCGCCCGCGAGCAAGACGACGCCGAATTCATCCGGTCGCTGATCCTCTACGAGGACGCTGACATGATGATCCTCAACAAGCCCTTCGGCCTCGCGGTCCAGGGCGGATCCGGCACGGTCCGCCACGTCGACGGCCTGCTCGCCGCGCTGACCGGCCCGGACGGGCAGAAGCCCCGCCTCGTCCATCGGCTCGACAAGGACACGGCCGGCTGCCTGATCATCGCCAAGACCCGGCTCGCCGCCGCGACGCTGGCCAAGAGCTTCCGCTCCCGGGCGGCGCGGAAGATCTACTGGGCGCTCACCGCCGGCGTGCCGCGGGTACGGCAGGGCCGCGTCTCGACCTATCTCGCCAAGGAAGAGCCCACCGACGCCGATGCGCGCATGCGCGTCGCTAAGCACGGCGACGAGGGCGCGAGCCACGCCCTGACCTACTACGCGATGGTCGATCAGGCCGCTCAGAAGCTGTCCTGGCTGTCGTTCAAGCCGGTCACCGGCCGCACGCACCAGCTGCGCGCCCACGCAGCCCATATCGGCCACCCGATCGTCGGGGATCCGAAATACTTCTCCGTGGAGAACTGGGAGCTGCCGGGCGGCATCCAGAACCGGCTCCACCTGCTCGCCCGCCGGATCGTGATCCCGCACCCGCGGACCGGCAAGCCGGTGGACGTGAGCGCGCCGCTGCCGCCCCACATGGCCCAGAGCTGGAACCTGCTCGGCTTCGACGCCGCCCGCTACGACCCGATCGTCGAGGCGCCGGAGGCCTGA
- a CDS encoding HAD-IA family hydrolase encodes MRLVVFDVDGTLADSQHLIVAAQGLAFAENGLPAPGRREALSVVGLSLPQAFRRLVGEDGPVAALSESYKEAYNRLRVDPAYEEPLFPGMAELLATLKARDDVLLALATGKSRRGVDRLIAHHGWDDWFVTTQSADDAPSKPDPAMLRQAMSEAGCEPEATVMVGDTTFDIAMGVAAGAAAVGVAWGYHPPEALYGAGAVTVVPSAGALEAQLLDGADTIR; translated from the coding sequence ATGAGGCTCGTGGTCTTCGACGTCGACGGCACCCTCGCCGACAGCCAGCACCTGATCGTGGCGGCCCAGGGCCTCGCCTTTGCGGAGAACGGCCTGCCGGCCCCCGGCCGGCGGGAGGCTCTGTCGGTGGTCGGCCTCTCGCTGCCGCAGGCGTTCCGGCGCCTCGTCGGCGAGGACGGACCAGTCGCCGCGCTTTCGGAGAGCTACAAGGAGGCCTACAACCGGCTGCGGGTCGACCCTGCCTACGAGGAACCGCTGTTTCCCGGGATGGCCGAGCTGCTCGCCACGCTGAAAGCCCGCGACGACGTGCTCCTCGCCCTCGCCACCGGCAAGTCGCGGCGCGGCGTCGACCGGCTGATCGCGCATCACGGCTGGGACGACTGGTTCGTGACGACGCAGAGCGCCGATGATGCGCCGTCCAAGCCCGATCCGGCCATGCTGCGGCAGGCCATGAGCGAGGCCGGCTGCGAACCGGAGGCGACCGTGATGGTCGGCGACACCACCTTCGACATCGCCATGGGGGTGGCGGCCGGCGCCGCCGCCGTGGGGGTGGCCTGGGGCTATCACCCGCCAGAAGCGCTCTATGGAGCCGGCGCCGTCACGGTGGTGCCGAGTGCTGGCGCGCTGGAGGCGCAACTCCTCGACGGTGCGGATACGATCCGCTGA
- a CDS encoding App1 family protein, whose translation MASRVRRGVTKALRVLIRPVRRAQGYGGKGRGGLVVEPYRGYGSHDEIFLIGRVFRQSPGIPGEDPESLRAQWRDLRRRIARRKVAGAAVTARFGGDAARVETDRDGYFRLNLHPRGLPTGAGEWHGVDLVLEADPPIPAQGAVFIPPSGCRYVVVSDIDDTVMRTGVANKLKMLWRLFVEDAESRVAFPGVAALYRALHAGAGGEEGNPMLYVSRAPWGLYEMLSEFFQRHGIPAGPVLFLREWGLSWTHPLPRRATDHKQALIRHMLALYRDLPFVLIGDSGQHDPEVYAQIVEENPGRVLAVYIRNVSRDAGRIEEIVRLAGAVARAGSSLVLAADSVAVAEHAASLGLIAPEAVAGVADEHAADAETGPRRETARIIPGPPGSDGDAVDTPIAPEAIADALAGDGTVPATVVVAPEKPAVLPGLES comes from the coding sequence ATGGCCTCACGCGTGCGCAGGGGCGTCACCAAGGCGCTACGGGTCCTCATCCGGCCGGTCCGGCGCGCGCAGGGCTATGGCGGCAAGGGCCGGGGTGGGCTCGTGGTCGAGCCCTACCGCGGCTACGGCTCGCACGACGAGATCTTCCTGATCGGCCGGGTCTTCCGGCAATCGCCCGGCATACCCGGCGAGGATCCCGAATCCCTCCGGGCCCAATGGCGGGACCTGCGCCGCCGCATCGCCCGGCGGAAGGTGGCGGGTGCCGCCGTCACCGCCCGGTTCGGCGGTGATGCCGCCCGGGTCGAGACCGACCGCGACGGCTATTTCCGTCTGAACCTGCATCCCCGCGGCCTCCCGACCGGTGCAGGTGAGTGGCATGGGGTCGATCTCGTGCTCGAGGCAGACCCGCCGATCCCGGCCCAGGGCGCAGTGTTCATTCCGCCCAGTGGCTGCCGGTACGTCGTCGTCAGCGACATCGATGACACGGTCATGCGCACCGGCGTTGCCAACAAGCTGAAGATGCTGTGGCGGCTGTTCGTCGAGGACGCCGAGAGCCGCGTGGCGTTTCCCGGAGTCGCTGCCCTCTACCGCGCATTGCATGCCGGGGCCGGCGGCGAAGAGGGCAACCCCATGCTCTACGTCTCCCGCGCGCCCTGGGGCCTCTACGAGATGCTGTCCGAGTTCTTTCAGCGCCACGGCATCCCGGCGGGGCCGGTGCTGTTCCTGCGGGAATGGGGCCTGTCGTGGACGCACCCGCTGCCGCGCCGGGCGACCGACCACAAGCAGGCGTTGATCCGGCACATGCTCGCCCTCTATCGCGACCTGCCCTTCGTGCTGATCGGCGACAGCGGCCAGCACGATCCGGAGGTCTACGCGCAGATCGTCGAGGAGAATCCGGGGCGGGTGCTGGCGGTGTATATCCGCAACGTGTCGCGCGACGCCGGCCGGATCGAGGAGATCGTCCGGCTCGCCGGAGCCGTGGCCCGGGCGGGCTCGAGCCTCGTTCTCGCGGCCGACAGCGTCGCGGTGGCCGAGCACGCGGCCTCCCTCGGCCTGATCGCGCCTGAGGCCGTGGCCGGCGTCGCCGACGAGCACGCCGCCGACGCCGAGACCGGGCCGCGTCGGGAGACGGCCCGGATCATCCCGGGGCCGCCGGGCTCTGACGGCGACGCGGTCGACACGCCGATCGCACCGGAGGCGATCGCGGACGCGTTGGCGGGCGACGGCACCGTGCCGGCGACCGTCGTGGTCGCGCCTGAGAAGCCGGCCGTCCTCCCGGGCCTCGAATCCTGA
- a CDS encoding HlyC/CorC family transporter: METHIDLWFAASIVVISLLLSAFFAGAETAFTAASRARMHALEQAGDPRAAIVNRILAIRERFIGAMLIGYNIVAIGASAFTTSVLTALFGKSGVIYATVGMSVLVIVFAEVLPKTLAISKPDKAALLTARPVAFAVALMGPLALAIEQVVRLMLKPFGITIGEHQSILTAAEELRGQVALMHREGGVAKAERDMLGGLLDLSDLTVSDVMVHRTKMRAIDADQPSEDIVRAVLSSPYTRMPLWRGTPENIVGVLHAKDLLRALDAAGGDASGLKVEALALETWFVPGTTSLRAQLKAFLTKKTHFALVVDEYGEVMGLVTLEDILEEIVGDIADEHDVTVSGVRPQGDGSVNVDGGVPIRDLNRAMDWNLPDEEATTIAGLVIHEARTIPDQGTAFNFHGFRFQVLRKAKNRITTLRITPLTPAGLQAAGQPEAQRDAM, from the coding sequence ATGGAAACCCATATCGACCTGTGGTTCGCCGCGAGCATCGTGGTGATCTCGCTGCTGCTCTCGGCCTTCTTCGCGGGGGCCGAGACCGCCTTCACGGCCGCGTCGCGGGCGCGGATGCACGCCCTCGAACAGGCGGGCGATCCCCGGGCCGCGATCGTCAACCGCATCCTGGCGATCCGCGAGCGGTTCATCGGCGCGATGCTGATCGGCTACAACATCGTGGCGATCGGCGCCTCCGCCTTCACCACCAGCGTGCTCACCGCCCTGTTCGGCAAGAGCGGCGTGATCTACGCCACCGTCGGCATGTCGGTGCTGGTCATCGTCTTCGCCGAGGTGCTGCCGAAGACGCTGGCCATCTCCAAGCCCGACAAGGCGGCGCTGCTCACCGCCCGGCCGGTGGCCTTCGCGGTGGCGCTCATGGGCCCGCTGGCGCTCGCGATCGAGCAGGTGGTGCGGCTGATGCTGAAGCCCTTCGGGATCACCATCGGCGAGCACCAGTCGATCCTCACCGCCGCCGAGGAGCTGCGCGGGCAGGTGGCGCTGATGCACCGCGAGGGCGGTGTCGCCAAGGCCGAGCGCGACATGCTGGGCGGCCTCCTCGACCTGTCGGACCTGACGGTCTCCGACGTCATGGTCCACCGCACCAAGATGCGGGCGATCGACGCCGACCAGCCGTCCGAGGACATCGTGCGCGCGGTCCTGTCCTCGCCCTATACGCGGATGCCCCTGTGGCGCGGCACGCCGGAGAACATCGTCGGCGTGCTCCATGCCAAGGACCTGCTGCGGGCGCTCGACGCCGCCGGGGGCGACGCCTCGGGCCTCAAGGTTGAGGCGCTGGCGCTCGAGACGTGGTTCGTGCCGGGCACGACGTCGCTGCGCGCCCAGCTCAAGGCCTTCCTGACCAAGAAGACCCATTTCGCCCTGGTGGTCGACGAGTACGGCGAGGTGATGGGCCTCGTGACCCTGGAGGACATCCTGGAGGAGATCGTCGGCGACATCGCCGACGAGCACGACGTCACCGTCTCGGGCGTGCGTCCGCAGGGCGACGGCTCGGTGAACGTCGACGGCGGTGTGCCGATCCGCGACCTCAACCGCGCCATGGACTGGAACCTGCCCGACGAGGAGGCCACCACGATCGCGGGCCTCGTCATCCACGAGGCCCGCACGATCCCCGATCAGGGCACGGCCTTCAACTTCCACGGCTTCCGGTTCCAGGTGCTGCGGAAGGCCAAGAACCGGATCACGACCTTGCGCATCACGCCGCTGACCCCGGCGGGGCTCCAGGCGGCGGGCCAGCCTGAGGCGCAGCGCGACGCGATGTGA
- a CDS encoding glutathione peroxidase: MTTLHDLTVAAADGTPYPLAQHRGQVLLIVNTASRCGFTPQYEGLEALWRRHREAGLTVLGFPCNQFGAQEPGNAAEIERFCSLTYDVTFPVLAKVAVNGPGADPLYTHLTSARPGLLGTRAVKWNFTKFLVSRDGRVLARFAPGTKPAALEARIEAALAAPR; encoded by the coding sequence ATGACAACACTCCACGACCTCACCGTCGCCGCCGCCGATGGCACACCCTATCCGCTCGCGCAGCATCGCGGCCAAGTGCTGCTCATCGTGAACACCGCCTCACGCTGCGGCTTCACTCCACAATATGAGGGCCTCGAGGCTCTCTGGCGCCGCCACAGAGAGGCCGGCCTGACGGTTCTGGGCTTTCCGTGCAACCAGTTCGGTGCCCAGGAACCGGGCAACGCCGCCGAGATCGAGCGCTTCTGCTCGCTCACTTACGACGTCACCTTCCCAGTGCTCGCCAAAGTTGCCGTCAACGGGCCTGGAGCCGACCCGCTCTACACCCATCTCACAAGCGCGCGTCCCGGACTGCTCGGCACGCGCGCGGTGAAGTGGAACTTCACCAAGTTCCTGGTCAGCCGGGACGGCCGGGTGCTGGCCCGCTTCGCACCGGGAACCAAGCCGGCCGCCCTGGAGGCGCGGATCGAAGCCGCCCTCGCGGCGCCCCGATAG